Proteins from a genomic interval of Stenotrophomonas sp. 24(2023):
- the lpxA gene encoding acyl-ACP--UDP-N-acetylglucosamine O-acyltransferase, with product MTDNAPRIHPTAVIDPSARLADDVQVGAFTLIGADVEIGAGTVIGPHCSIHGPTKIGRDNRFIGHAAIGGEPQDKKFAGERTELVIGDRNVIREFVTINRGTGGGGGITTVGDDNWMLAYTHVAHDCHVGHHCVFSNNTTLAGHVTVGDYVIISGFAGAHQFCRIGAHAFLGMGALTNGDVPPFTMVGTDSLGRPRGINSEGLKRRGFDAERITAIKRAYRTLYVAGLPLADAKQQLAEQARDSDDVKAMLDFIDHAERPLLR from the coding sequence ATGACTGACAACGCACCACGCATCCATCCCACCGCGGTCATCGACCCGTCCGCACGGCTGGCCGACGATGTGCAGGTGGGCGCCTTCACCCTGATCGGTGCCGATGTCGAAATCGGTGCCGGCACGGTAATCGGCCCGCACTGCAGCATCCATGGGCCGACGAAGATCGGCCGTGACAACCGCTTCATCGGCCACGCCGCCATCGGTGGCGAACCGCAGGACAAGAAGTTCGCCGGCGAACGCACCGAGCTGGTGATCGGCGACCGCAACGTGATCCGCGAATTCGTCACCATCAACCGCGGCACCGGCGGCGGCGGCGGCATCACCACCGTCGGCGATGACAACTGGATGCTGGCCTACACCCACGTGGCGCACGACTGCCATGTCGGCCACCACTGCGTGTTTTCCAACAACACCACGCTGGCCGGCCATGTGACCGTGGGCGACTACGTGATCATCAGCGGCTTCGCCGGCGCCCACCAGTTCTGCCGCATCGGTGCGCATGCCTTCTTGGGCATGGGCGCGCTGACCAATGGCGATGTACCGCCGTTCACCATGGTCGGCACCGATTCGCTGGGCCGTCCGCGCGGCATCAACAGCGAAGGCCTCAAGCGCCGTGGCTTCGATGCCGAACGCATCACCGCCATCAAGCGCGCCTACCGCACCCTGTACGTGGCGGGCCTGCCGCTGGCCGATGCCAAGCAGCAGCTGGCCGAGCAGGCCCGTGACAGTGATGACGTGAAGGCCATGCTGGACTTCATCGACCACGCCGAGCGGCCCCTGCTGCGATGA
- the fabZ gene encoding 3-hydroxyacyl-ACP dehydratase FabZ encodes MNDTLQLPIDVLQIQELIPHRYPFLLVDKVLELDIEAKRILAQKNVSINEPFFQGHFPGRPIMPGVLIIEALAQAGGVMTQLSLGRDAQSKLFYMVKVENARFNKQVVPGDVLMLDVQMKRLIRNMGWYYGEAKVNGEVVASAEVMCAGAKG; translated from the coding sequence ATGAACGACACGCTGCAGCTCCCCATCGATGTCCTGCAGATCCAGGAGCTGATCCCCCACCGCTACCCGTTCCTGCTGGTGGACAAGGTGCTCGAGCTGGACATCGAGGCCAAGCGCATCCTGGCCCAGAAGAACGTCAGCATCAACGAACCGTTCTTCCAGGGCCACTTCCCGGGCCGCCCGATCATGCCCGGCGTGCTGATCATCGAAGCCCTGGCCCAGGCCGGTGGCGTGATGACCCAGCTCTCGCTCGGCCGTGACGCGCAGTCCAAGCTGTTCTACATGGTCAAGGTCGAAAACGCCCGCTTCAACAAGCAGGTCGTCCCCGGCGATGTGCTGATGCTGGACGTGCAGATGAAACGCCTGATCCGCAACATGGGCTGGTACTACGGCGAAGCCAAGGTCAACGGCGAGGTCGTGGCCTCGGCCGAGGTCATGTGCGCAGGCGCCAAGGGCTGA
- the lpxD gene encoding UDP-3-O-(3-hydroxymyristoyl)glucosamine N-acyltransferase, with protein sequence MNTPTYTAQQLAEQFGLQVHGDPSVAIHGVATLAHAGPGQLTFLANPRYRAQLSGSQASLVVLRADDAEAAPGSALIAKDPYTTFAKIAALFDIAPTRPPGVHPSAVIDPSAQVAASAHIGPFVTLGARSVVGENCIIGAGSIIGEDCSLDTGCELIARVTLVTRVKLGKRVRVHPGAVLGADGFGLAMDAGKWIKVPQLGGVRIGDDCEIGANTCVDRGALEDTVLDEDVRLDNLVQIAHNVQIGAHSAIAGCTGIAGSAKIGRYCLLGGHVGVVGHLEICDKVVITGKSVVRNSIHEPGEYSSGTPLTDNRTWRKNAARFKQLDVLARRVLAAGKEKE encoded by the coding sequence GTGAATACTCCTACCTACACCGCCCAGCAACTTGCCGAGCAGTTTGGCCTCCAGGTCCACGGCGACCCGTCCGTGGCCATCCACGGCGTGGCCACGCTCGCCCATGCCGGCCCCGGCCAGCTGACCTTCCTTGCCAACCCACGCTACCGCGCCCAGCTGTCAGGCAGCCAGGCCTCGCTGGTCGTGCTGCGCGCGGACGACGCCGAAGCCGCGCCCGGCAGCGCGCTGATCGCCAAGGACCCGTACACCACCTTCGCCAAGATCGCCGCGCTGTTCGACATCGCGCCGACCCGGCCGCCGGGCGTGCACCCCAGCGCCGTCATCGATCCCAGCGCCCAGGTCGCCGCCAGCGCCCACATCGGCCCGTTCGTCACCCTCGGCGCGCGCAGCGTGGTCGGTGAGAACTGCATCATCGGCGCCGGCAGCATCATCGGCGAGGACTGCTCGCTGGACACCGGCTGCGAACTGATCGCCCGCGTCACCCTGGTCACCCGCGTGAAGCTGGGCAAGCGCGTACGCGTGCACCCCGGCGCCGTGCTCGGCGCCGATGGCTTCGGCCTGGCCATGGATGCCGGCAAGTGGATCAAGGTGCCCCAGCTGGGCGGCGTGCGCATCGGCGATGACTGCGAAATCGGCGCCAACACCTGCGTCGACCGTGGCGCGCTGGAAGACACCGTGCTGGACGAAGACGTGCGCCTGGACAACCTGGTGCAGATCGCCCACAACGTGCAGATCGGCGCGCACTCGGCCATCGCCGGCTGCACCGGCATCGCCGGCAGCGCCAAGATCGGCCGCTACTGCCTGCTCGGCGGCCACGTCGGCGTGGTCGGCCACCTCGAGATCTGCGACAAGGTCGTCATCACCGGCAAGTCGGTGGTGCGCAATTCCATCCATGAGCCGGGCGAGTACTCCTCCGGCACCCCGTTGACCGACAACCGCACGTGGCGCAAGAACGCCGCGCGCTTCAAGCAGCTGGACGTCCTCGCACGTCGCGTCCTGGCTGCTGGCAAGGAGAAAGAATGA